Proteins found in one Cricetulus griseus strain 17A/GY chromosome X, alternate assembly CriGri-PICRH-1.0, whole genome shotgun sequence genomic segment:
- the Hcfc1 gene encoding host cell factor 1 isoform X4, which translates to MASAVSPANLPAVLLQPRWKRVVGWSGPVPRPRHGHRAVAIKELIVVFGGGNEGIVDELHVYNTATNQWFIPAVRGDIPPGCAAYGFVCDGTRLLVFGGMVEYGKYSNDLYELQASRWEWKRLKAKTPKNGPPPCPRLGHSFSLVGNKCYLFGGLANDSEDPKNNIPRYLNDLYILELRPGSGVVAWDIPITYGVLPPPRESHTAVVYTEKDNKKSKLVIYGGMSGCRLGDLWTLDIETLTWNKPSLSGVAPLPRSLHSATTIGNKMYVFGGWVPLVMDDVKVATHEKEWKCTNTLACLNLDTMAWETILMDTLEDNIPRARAGHCAVAINTRLYIWSGRDGYRKAWNNQVCCKDLWYLETEKPPPPARVQLVRANTNSLEVSWGAVATADSYLLQLQKYDIPATAATATSPTPNPVPSVPANPPKSPAPAAAAPAVQPLTQVGITLVPQAAAAPPSTTTIQVLPTVPGSSISVPTAARAQGVPTVLKVTGPQATTGTPLVTMRPASQAGKAPVTVTSLPASVRMVVPTQSAQGTVIGSNPQMSGMAALAAAAAATQKIPPSSAPTVLSVPAGTTIVKTVAVTPGTTTLPATVKVASSPVMVSNPATRMLKTAAAQVGTSVSSAANTSTRPIITVHKSGTVTVAQQAQVVTTVVGGVTKTITLVKSPISVPGGSALISNLGKVMSVVQTKPVQTSAVTGQASTGPVTQIIQTKGPLPAGTILKLVTSADGKPTTIITTTQASGAGTKPTILGISSVSPSTTKPGTTTIIKTIPMSAIITQAGATGVTSSPGIKSPITIITTKVMTSGTGAPAKIITAVPKIATGHGQQGVTQVVLKGAPGQPGTILRTVPMGGVRLVTPVTVSAVKPAVTTLVVKGTTGVTTLGTVTGTVSTSLAGAGAHSTSASLATPITTLGTIATLSSQVINPTAITVSAAQTTLTAAGGLTTPTITMQPVSQPTQVTLITAPSGVEAQPVHDLPVSILASPTTEQPTATVTIADSGQGDVQPGTVTLVCSNPPCETHETGTTNTATTTVVANLGAHPQPTQVQFVCDRQEAAASLVTSAVGQQNGNVVRVCSNPPCETHETGTTNTATTATSNMAGQHGCSNPPCETHETGTTSTATTAMSSMGTGQQRDTRRTSSNPTVVRITVAPGTLERTQGTVKPQCQTQQTNMTNTTMTVQATGAPCPAGPLLRPSVALEAGNHSPAFVQLALPSVRVGLSVPSSKDMPTGHQLETYHTYTTNTPTTALSIMGAGELGTARLIPTSTYESLQASSPSSTVTMTALEALLCPSATVTQVCSNPPCETHETGTTNTATTSNAGSAQRVCSNPPCETHETGTTHTATTATSNGGAGQPEGGQQPAGGRPCETHQTTSTGTTMSVSVGALLPDATPSHGTLESGLEVVAVSTVTSQAGTTLLASFPTQRVCSNPPCETHETGTTHTATTVTSNMSSNQDPPPAASDQGEVVSTQGDSANITGASGITTTVSSTLPRAVTTVTQSTPVPGPSVPPPEELQVSPGPRQQLPPRQLLQSASTPLMGESSEVLSASQTPELQAAVDLSSTGDPSSGQEPASSAVVATVVVQPPPPTQSEVDQLSLPQELMAEAQAGTTTLMVTGLTPEELAVTAAAEAAAQAAATEEAQALAIQAVLQAAQQAVMAGTGEPMDTSEAAAAVTQAELGHLSAEGQEGQATTIPIVLTQQELAALVQQQQQLQEVQAQAQQQHHLPTEALAPADSLNDPSIESNCLNELASAVPSTVALLPSTATESLTPTNTFVAPQPVVVASPAKMQAAATLTEVANGIESLGVKPDLPPPPSKAPVKKENQWFDVGVIKGTSVMVTHYFLPPDDAVQSDDDSGTVPDYNQLKKQELQPGTAYKFRVAGINACGRGPFSEISAFKTCLPGFPGAPCAIKISKSPDGAHLTWEPPSVTSGKIIEYSVYLAIQSSQAGGEPKSSTPAQLAFMRVYCGPSPSCLVQSSSLSNAHIDYTTKPAIIFRIAARNEKGYGPATQVRWLQETSKDSSGTKPASKRPMSSPEMKSAPKKSKADGQ; encoded by the exons ATGGCTTCGGCTGTGTCCCCCGCCAACTTGCCAGCGGTGCTTCTGCAGCCCCGCTGGAAACGAGTGGTGGGTTGGTCGGGTCCCGTGCCCCGACCCCGCCACGGTCACCGTGCCGTGGCTATCAAGGAGCTCATAGTGGTGTTTGGCGGCGGTAACGAAGGAATAGTGGACGAACTACACGTGTACAACACTG CGACCAACCAGTGGTTCATCCCAGCTGTGAGAGGGGATATCCCTCCAGGGTGTGCAGCCTATGGCTTTGTGTGCGATGGTACTCGCCTACTGGTATTTGGTGGGATGGTGGAGTATGGAAAATACAGCAACGACCTCTATGAACTCCAG GCCAGTCGCTGGGAATGGAAGAGACTGAAAGCAAAGACGCCCAAAAATGGGCCTCCTCCATGTCCTCGGCTTGGACACAGCTTCTCCCTTGTGGGCAACAAATGCTACCTATTTGGGGGTCTAGCCAATGATAGTGAGGACCCCAAGAACAACATTCCGAG GTACTTGAATGACTTATATATCCTCGAACTGCGGCCAGGCTCTGGAGTGGTAGCTTGGGACATCCCCATCACTTATggagtcctgcctccacctcggGAGTCACATACTGCTGTGGTCTACACTGAGAAAGATAACAAGAAATCCAAGCTGGTGATCTATGGAGGGATGAGTGGCTGCAGGCTAGGGGACCTTTGGACCCTGGACATCG AGACACTGACATGGAATAAGCCCAGCCTTAGTGGGGTGGCACCCCTTCCTCGAAGCCTCCATTCTGCAACCACCATAGGAAACAA AATGTATGTATTTGGTGGCTGGGTGCCTCTTGTCATGGATGATGTCAAAGTGGCCACACACGAGAAGGAGTGGAAGTGTACCAACACACTGGCTTGTCTCAACCTGG ATACCATGGCCTGGGAAACCATCCTGATGGATACACTGGAAGACAACATTCCTCGAGCTCGAGCTGGTCACTGTGCTGTTGCCATCAATACTCGTTTGTACATTTGGAGTGGCCGTGATGGCTACCGAAAGGCCTGGAACAACCAGGTCTGCTGCAAGGACCTGTGGTATCTGGAGACAG AAAAGCCACCACCCCCAGCCAGAGTACAACTAGTACGAGCTAACACTAACTCACTGGAGGTTAGCTGGGGTGCAGTAGCAACAGCCGACAGTTACCTTCTGCAGCTCCAGAAATATGACATTCCTGCCACGGCTGCTACGGCCACTTCCCCCACTCCCAATCCTGTCCCATCTGTGCCTGCCAACCCTCCCAAGAGCCCTGCGCCTGCAGCAGCTGCACCTGCTGTACAGCCACTGACCCAAGTAGGCATCACACTTGTGCCCCAGGCTGCCGCTGCACCCCCAAGCACTACCACCATCCAGGTCTTGCCGACAGTACCAGGCAGCTCCATTTCTGTGCCCACTGCAGCCAGGGCTCAAG GTGTTCCTACCGTTCTCAAAGTGACTGGTCCTCAGGCTACAACAGGAACCCCACTGGTCACTATGAGACCTGCCAGCCAGGCTGGAAAAGCCCCTGTCACTGTGACTTCCCTGCCTGCTAGTGTGCGAATGGTTGTACCCACACAGAGTGCCCAGGGGACG GTGATTGGCAGCAACCCACAGATGAGTGGAATGGCTGCATTGGCTGCTGCTGCCGCTGCCACACAAAAAATCCCTCCTTCCTCGGCACCCACAGTGCTGAGTGTCCCAGCAGGCACCACCATTGTCAAGACAGTGGCTGTGACACCTGGCACAACCACTCTTCCAGCCACTGTGAAGGTGGCCTCCTCTCCTGTCATG GTGAGCAACCCAGCCACTCGCATGCTAAAGACTGCAGCTGCCCAAGTGGGGACATCTGTGTCCTCTGCTGCCAACACATCTACCCGCCCTATCATCACGGTACACAAATCAGGCACCGTGACAGTGGCCCAGCAAGCCCAGGTAGTGACCACAGTGGTCGGCGGAGTCACCAAGACCATCACCCTAGTGAAGAGCCCCATCTCTGTCCCAGGAGGCAGTGCTCTG atTTCCAATCTGGGAAAAGTGATGTCAGTGGTCCAGACCAAACCAGTTCAGACTTCAGCAGTCACAGGCCAAGCCTCTACAGGCCCTGTGACTCAGATCATCCAG ACCAAAGGGCCTCTGCCAGCAGGGACTATCCTGAAGCTGGTGACATCAGCAGATGGCAAGCCCAcaaccatcatcaccaccacacaGGCTAGTGGGGCTGGGACCAAGCCTACCATCCTGGGCATCAGTAGTGTCTCTCCCAGCACCACCAAACCTGGCACGACTACCATCATCAAGACCATTCCCATGTCAGCCATTATCACCCAGGCAGGCGCCACAG GTGTTACCAGCAGTCCTGGCATTAAGTCCCCCATCACAATTATCACCACCAAGGTGATGACTTCTGGAACAGGAGCGCCTGCCAAAATTATCACTGCTGTCCCCAAGATTGCTACTGGCCATGGGCAGCAAGGAGTGACCCAG GTGGTGCTAAAGGGAGCCCCTGGACAGCCAGGCACTATCCTCCGCACTGTGCCCATGGGCGGCGTTCGCCTGGTCACCCCTGTCACTGTCTCCGCTGTCAAGCCAGCTGTCACCACATTGGTTGTGAAAGGCACTACAG GTGTCACAACCCTAGGCACAGTGACAGGCACTGTCTCTACTAGCCTTGCAGGAGCTGGGGCCCATAGCACCAGTGCCTCTCTGGCCACACCTATCACCACCTTGGGCACCATTGCCACTCTCTCAAGCCAGGTGATCAATCCTACTGCCATCACAGTATCAGCTGCACAGACCACACTGACAGCTGCTGGTGGGCTCACTACACCCACAATCACAATGCAG CCTGTCTCCCAGCCTACCCAGGTGACTTTGATCACAGCACCCAGTGGGGTTGAGGCCCAGCCTGTACATGACCTTCCTGTATCCATTTTGGCCTCACCTACTACAGAGCAGCCCACGGCAACAGTCACCATCGCTGACTCGGGCCAGGGTGATGTACAACCTGGCACTGTGACACTGGTGTGCTCCAACCCACCCTGTGAAACCCATGAAACAGGCACCACCAATACAGCTACTACCACTGTTGTGGCTAATCTTGGGGCACATCCTCAGCCTACCCAGGTGCAGTTTGTTTGTGACAGACAAGAGGCAGCTGCTTCTCTTGTGACCTCAGCTGTGGGACAACAGAATGGTAATGTGGTTCGTGTCTGTTCAAACCCCCCTTGTGAGACCCATGAGACAGGCACTACCAACACTGCCACAACAGCTACTTCCAACATGGCTGGGCAGCATGGCTGCTCAAACCCCCCCTGTGAGACTCACGAGACAGGCACTACCAGCACTGCCACTACAGCAATGTCCAGCATGGGCACTGGGCAGCAGCGAGACACTCGTCGTACCTCTAGCAATCCCACTGTAGTGCGGATCACTGTGGCTCCTGGGACACTGGAGAGAACCCAGGGTACTGTGAAGCCTCAGTGCCAAACACAGCAGACCAATATGACCAACACCACCATGACTGTGCAGGCTACAGGAGCTCCGTGCCCAGCTGGCCCACTGCTCAGGCCAAGTGTAGCACTGGAGGCTGGGAACCATAGCCCTGCCTTTGTACAGCTAGCTCTTCCAAGTGTTAGAGTAGGGCTGAGTGTCCCCAGCAGCAAGGACATGCCCACAGGGCACCAGCTGGAGACATACCATACTTATACAACCAATACCCCAACCACAGCCCTCTCCATTATGGGTGCCGGGGAGCTTGGTACAGCTCGGTTGATCCCTACATCTACTTACGAGAGCCTCCAGGCAAGCTCTCCCAGCAGCACCGTGACTATGACAGCTCTAGAGGCACTGCTGTGCCCTTCGGCTACCGTGACCCAAGTCTGCTCCAACCCACCATGTGAGACCCATGAAACGGGCACCACCAACACTGCCACTACCTCCAATGCAGGCAGTGCCCAGCGGGTATGCTCCAACCCGCCTTGTGAGACTCATGAGACGGGAACTACACACACAGCTACTACTGCCACATCAAATGGAGGTGCAGGCCAGCCTGAGGGTGGACAGCAGCCTGCCGGTGGCCGTCCCTGTGAGACACACCAGACCACTTCCACTGGTACCACTATGTCAGTCAGTGTGGGTGCCCTGCTTCCTGATGCCACTCCCTCTCATGGAACCTTGGAGTCTGGCTTAGAGGTGGTAGCAGTGTCCACTGTCACCTCCCAGGCTGGTACCACATTGCTGGCTTCTTTCCCAACACAGAGGGTATGCTCCAACCCTCCTTGTGAGACCCACGAGACAGGTACCACGCACACAGCCACCACTGTCACCTCTAACATGAGCTCAAACCAAG ACCCTCCACCAGCTGCCAGTGATCAGGGAGAGGTGGTGAGCACCCAAGGTGACAGCGCAAACATCACTGGCGCCAGTGGCATCACAACAACTGTGTCATCCACATTGCCACGAGCAGTGACCACTGTGACACAGTCTACACCAGTGCCAGGTCCCTCTGTTCCG CCCCCAGAGGAACTCCAGGTCTCACCAGGGCCTCGCCAGCAGCTGCCACCACGGCAACTCCTGCAGTCTGCCTCCACCCCCCTGATGGGGGAGTCCTCCGAGGTCCTGTCAGCCTCCCAGACCCCTGAGCTCCAGGCCGCCGTGGATCTGAGCAGCACTGGGGACCCATCTTCAGGCCAGGAGCCTGCCAGCTCTGCTGTCGTGGCCACTGTAGTGGTCcagccacccccacccacacagtCTGAAGTAGATCAGTTATCACTTCCCCAAGAGCTGATGGCTGAGGCCCAGGCGGGTACCACCACCCTTATGGTAACAGGGCTCACCCCAGAGGAGCTGGCTGTGACTGCTGCTGCTGAAGCAGCTGCCCAAGCTGCGGCCACTGAAGAAGCTCAAGCCTTGGCCATCCAGGCTGTGCTCCAGGCTGCACAGCAGGCTGTCATGG CAGGCACTGGGGAGCCCATGGATACatctgaagcagcagcagcagtgacaCAAGCAGAACTGGGTCACCTTTCAGCTGAGGGCCAAGAGGGTCAGGCCACCACCATACCCATTGTACTGACACAGCAGGAGCTTGCAGCTCtggtgcagcagcagcagcagctccaggAGGTCCAAGCTCAAGCCCAGCAGCAGCACCACCTCCCTACTGAGGCTCTGGCCCCAGCCGACAGCCTCAATGACCCATCCATCGAGAGCAACTGCCTCAACGAGCTAGCTAGTGCTGTTCCTAGCACTGTAGCCTTGCTGCCCTCAACAGCCACTGAGA GCCTGACTCCAACTAACACATTCGTGGCTCCCCAGCCTGTTGTTGTAGCCAGCCCAGCAAAGATGCAGGCTGCAGCTACCCTAACTGAAGTGGCCAATGGCATCGAGTCCCTGGGTGTG AAACCGGACTTGCCACCCCCACCCAGCAAAGCACCTGTGAAAAAGGAGAACCAGTGGTTTGATGTGGGGGTCATTAAGGGTACCAGTGTAATGGTAACACACTATTTTCTGCCACCAGATGATGCTGTTCAGTCAGAC GATGACTCAGGCACAGTCCCAGACTATAACCAACTGAAGAAGCAGGAGCTACAGCCAGGCACTGCCTATAAATTTCGTGTTGCTGGAATCAATGCTTGTGGCCGGGGGCCCTTTAGTGAGATCTCAGCCTTTAAGACATGTCTACCTGGTTTCCCAGGGGCTCCTTGTGCCATTAAAATCAGCAAG AGCCCAGATGGTGCTCACCTCACCTGGGAGCCACCGTCTGTGACCTCCGGCAAGATCATCGAGTACTCTGTGTACCTGGCCATCCAGAGCTCACAGGCTGGTGGTGAACCCAAGAGCTCTACCCCAGCCCAGCTAGCCTTCATGCGAGTGTACTGTGGGCCTAGCCCTTCCTGCCTCGTGCAGTCCTCCAGCCTCTCCAATGCCCACATTGACTACACCACCAAGCCTGCCATCATCTTCCGCATTGCTGCCCGAAATGAAAAGGGCTATGGCCCCGCTACACAAGTGAGGTGGTTGCAAG AAACCAGTAAAGACAGCTCGGGCACCAAGCCAGCCAGCAAGCGGCCCATGTCGTCTCCAGAAAT GAAATCTGCTCCAAAGAAGTCTAAGGCTGATGGTCAGTGA